A genomic stretch from Tenrec ecaudatus isolate mTenEca1 chromosome X, mTenEca1.hap1, whole genome shotgun sequence includes:
- the LOC142433362 gene encoding LOW QUALITY PROTEIN: sentrin-specific protease 6-like (The sequence of the model RefSeq protein was modified relative to this genomic sequence to represent the inferred CDS: inserted 4 bases in 3 codons; deleted 2 bases in 1 codon; substituted 2 bases at 2 genomic stop codons) translates to MAQQKKKGKANKSTGNRKKVTYLKALASSESKRDDCFKNNWSFGHGEANEGDSDKDGADLLSVDEDEDSETSKGTKVNCRFEIVXLMTYVRXNKTESIKTLKGNPLGINMLSDHKXLSEKTQTAPLCSATVVHGRRLQHASARMSLVQAAAQTERNGYPPGAQKVDTAPLRPFLRPHHIAKVLXRQQCYPSCHAHVRRSPLVFPGASRQRPSVSSLKVXSKLWKRKDDHRVCRSGGMNLSKDFHKNCRQATGPSESPGPLSRMSVPRNSAGPKSKNTRATKRRYGPSQGKPPTDMTVNCDDSRQTYVQTSANVILANAKGTKMAKRKERKPSLSHPHDPIDLFSDVEDSDRANRRESVAPQQAASACCSRAPPTGGLEAACNENTRRGGIVAQAKLNTAPLAMKASRRNPLGSLGLKKPPKRRKIVSEETVVHPLSVRCQRSCDRVILKCRCVRVGILLRVLLEPVTFALDFIKIKLEEPEGGQVAITLDTSDVMKCDWCQVRNPPVVFLQTTPAVYGKLSMQLQMHKKEKVWTECKEINKIPTLERYIILSFDTDLDLETNTRFEKILTEIGRKNKVSNFFSKISFVEANTRIVACSKTYPESFKGTVIKKVNIMKTMSFDSKILLQSKQKVQLVGDDKATGQSQAAFTGPVEKLIVYPPPPARGGISVTSVDLHCLKEGVFLNDIIIDFYLKYLVLEKLKEEEANRIHIFSSFFYPCLTDIKRQLLQEGTNLSTPKKRHLRVKTWTRHVDIFAKDFIFVPLNENAHWFLAIICFPGFEKPQYEPNPHFHKNALVQKTSTVVDRCISSPPANVMASSSQACSAKPVISRILNRKPHMPLCPSKGTPREERDPRCGEHTCNVKGSLEKVSQTASESEASKKGDSVCENVVDKNNSEHGPQGDCLRPSQHAHAVSEIKPNCPHESTFKEQESPCSPERGQWHFEPTMCKQPCILLLDSLRGPSRSHVVKILREYLEEEWEIKKGTKRSFSTDVMMDLSPNVPQQSNLSDCGVYLLQYVESFFENPVLNFALPMDLKNWFPPLRIRAKREEIRNLILKMEAEQQRENKRVDRLSEETPLGEGTQPDDARISD, encoded by the exons atggcgca acaaaagaagaaaggaaaggcaAACAAGAGTACTGGAAATAGAAAAAAGGTAACATACTTAAA AGCTTTGGCAAGCTCGGAGTCTAAGAGAgatgattgtttta aaaataattggagCTTTGGTCATGGGGAAGCAAATGAAGGAGATTCAGATAAAGATGGGGCAGATCTGCTAAGTGTAGATGAAGATGAGGATTCTGAGACCTCAAAAGGAACAAAGGTGAACTGCCGATTTGAAATTG TCTTGATGACCTATGTAAGATAAAACAAGACTGAAAGTATTAAAACTTTGAAAGGGAACCCACTTGGAATTAACATGTTAAGCGACCATA ACTTGAGTGAAAAGACACAAACTGCACCATTATGTTCGGCAACTGTAGTTCATGGTAGACGTTTGCAACATGCTAGCGCACGGATGTCATTAGTGCAAGCAGCAGCCCAAACAGAAAGGAACGGATACCCACCTGGTGCCCAGAAAGTTGACACTGCTCCTTTAAGGCCTTTCCTTCGACCCCACCATATTGCCAAGGTGCTCTGACGTCAACAATGCTACCCCTCGTGCCACGCCCACGTCAGAAGAAGCCCGCTGGTCTTTCCGGGAGCTTCCCGTCAACGTCCATCCGTGAGCAGCTTGAAGGT GTCCAAGCTCTGGAAGAGAAAGGACGATCACCGCGTCTGCCGAAGTGGCGGTATGAATCTGTCCAAGGACTTTCACAAGAACTGTAGACAAGCCACAGGTCCGAGTGAATCGCCTGGACCGTTATCCAGGATGTCGGTTCCTCGGAATTCTGCAGGCCCTAAGTCAAAAAATACAAGAGCCACCAAGAGGCGTTATGGCCCCAGCCAGGGTAAGCCCCCCACTGATATGACTGTGAACTGTGATGATAGTAGACAGACATACGTGCAGACTAGTGCGAACGTCATTCTAGCCAATGCGAAAGGAACCAAAatggcaaagaggaaggaaaggaaaCCCAGCCTTTCACATCCACATGATCCAATCGATTTGTTCAGTGATGTTGAGGACAGTGACAGAGCCAACAGAAGAGAGAGCGTAGCTCCTCAACAGGCTGCTTCAGCATGTTGCTCCCGAGCGCCCCCCACCGGGGGTCTGGAAGCAGCCTGCAACGAAAACACACGTAGAGGAGGCATTGTGGCCCAAGCCAAGTTAAATACCGCTCCATTGGCAATGAAAGCTAGCAGGAGAAACCCTTTGGGCAGTTTGGGTCTCAAGAAGCCTCCAAAACGGCGTAAAATTGTTTCTGAAGAAACCGTAGTCCATCCTTTGTCCGTAAGATGCCAGAGATCCTGTGACAGGGTCATTTTAAAGTGTCGATGTGTACGAGTAGGAATACTTCTCCGGGTGTTACTAGAGCCAGTCACTTTTGCTTTGGATTTTATCAAGATAAAGCTAGAAGAACCGGAAGGTGGTCAGGTAGCAATTACCTTAGACACCTCTGATGTAATGAAATGTGACTGGTGTCAAGTCCGAAACCCCCCAGTCGTGTTTCTCCAGACCACACCAGCAGTTTATGGAAAGTTGAGCATGCAGCTGCAAATGCACAAGAAAGAGAAAGTTTGGACTGAGtgtaaagaaataaataagaTACCGACTCTAGAACGATATATCATCTTAAGTTTTGACACTGACCTTGATCTTGAAACAAATACACGATTTGAAAAAATCCTTACTGAAATAGGTAGAAAAAATAAggtttccaattttttttcaaaaatttccTTTGTAGAAGCCAATACCAGAATTGTTGCCTGTAGCAAAACCTATCCCGAAAGCTTCAAAGGAACTGTGATAAAAAAAGTAAACATAATGAAAACTATGTCCTTTGACTCTAAAATACTACTTCAAAGCAAACAGAAAGTCCAGTTGGTTGGTGATGACAAAGCAACTGGACAGAGCCAAGCCGCCTTTACTGGTCCTGTAGAAAAACTAATAGTGTACCCACCACCTCCAGCTAGAGGAGGAATCTCTGTTACTAGTGTGGACCTACACTGtctaaaggaaggggtatttctaaatgatattattattgacttttatttgaaatatttggTGCTCGAGAAACTGAAGGAAGAGGAAGCGAACCGAATTCATATATTCAGTTCGTTTTTCTACCCATGCCTGACTGACATTAAAAGACAGCTTTTGCAGGAAGGTACCAATCTATCAACACCAAAAAAGCGACATCTGAGAGTAAAAACCTGGACCCGGCATGTAGATATTTTTGcaaaagattttatttttgtacCCCTTAATGAAAATGCACATTGGTTTCTGGCTATTATTTGTTTCCCTGGCTTTGAGAAACCACAATATGAGCCTAATCCTCATTTCCACAAAAATGCACTCGTCCAAAAAACTTCAACTGTAGTAGACCGTTGTATTTCTTCTCCTCCAGCCAACGTAATGGCCAGTTCTTCACAAGCCTGCTCTGCCAAGCCTGTAATTTCGAGGATTCTAAACAGAAAGCCTCACATGCCTTTATGTCCTTCAAAGGGTACCCCACGGGAAGAAAGGGACCCTCGGTGTGGGGAACATACATGCAACGTAAAAGGTAGTTTGGAAAAAGTAAGCCAGACTGCAAGTGAAAGTGAAGCATCAAAGAAAGGAGATTCCGTGTGCGAGAATGTTGTTGATAAGAATAACAGTGAGCATGGGCCACAAGGGGACTGTTTAAGACCGTCACAACATGCACACGCAGTGAGTGAAATCAAGCCAAACTGTCCTCATGAGTCAACCTTCAAAGAGCAGGAGAGCCCTTGCAGCCCGGAGAGAGGACAGTGGCATTTCGAGCCCACCATGTGTAAGCAGCCTTGCATCTTGCTTCTGGACTCTCTACGAGGCCCTTCCCGCTCACATGTTGTGAAAATTCTTCGAGAATATCTAGAGGAGGAATGGGAAATTAAAAAAGGCACCAAGAGGAGTTTTTCCACAGATGTCATGATGGACCTGAGTCCAAACGTGCCCCAACAAAGCAACCTCAGTGATTGCGGTGTCTATTTGCTGCAGTATGTCGAGAGTTTTTTTGAGAATCCAGTTCTCAATTTTGCACTACCTATGGATTTGAAAAACTGGTTTCCTCCTCTAAGAATACGGGCAAAGAGAGAGGAAATCCGCAACCTAATTCTGAAGATGGAGGCAGAGCAG CAACGGGAGAACAAGCGTGTAGACAGGCTTTCAGAAGAAACGCCTTTAGGTGAAGGAACGCAACCAGATGACGCCAGGATCTCAGACTGA